In Macadamia integrifolia cultivar HAES 741 chromosome 5, SCU_Mint_v3, whole genome shotgun sequence, a single window of DNA contains:
- the LOC122079589 gene encoding uncharacterized protein LOC122079589, with translation MEEVLAARGIANRGDQAEKEKKSALRHRDDSREPKKNITGRPLDTAELERYELDPAKRRKRPKQFRWTEECEAAFEEIKACLAWPPLLSQPEPGEELHLYLATSAVAVSAVLVREEAKTQRPIYYVSHVLLEAETRYWKIKKLALALVMTARKLRPYFQAHAIAVLTDQPLRKSLHSPSVAGRIVSWAVELSEHHIEFRPRSAIKGQALADFLVECTQAKEAGEPEPDPNRKWVLFVDGSNTTARSGAGLVMKSPEEFTIHYALRFAFPITNNEAEYEALIAGIKLEKAVMTDDLVAHSDSQLIVNQVNGQYEAKEERMAMYLKEVRHLVTSFGTFAMVQIPRQENALADALSKLATADFADCTSSVYFEVLNQPSYEKELLCSITQRAEPSRMDPIVVYLRDGHLPGDQAKARAVKRRAATHTLQGGVLYKTVISWPPLKCLPLSQAEETLREVHEGICRGHIRGRALAYKVLCQGFYWPNMQRDAMKFVQWCFKCQARPLARITEQAVEKFVRDDVIFRYGVPKVLVTDNGRQFDNRKFRHFCSNFNIDFRNTIVAHPQSNARTPTGETPFRLAYGTEALTPVEVTQALFRSAVFEASQNEVGLQANVDFIDGVREEALIRNETYKQKVRQYHNRRVKPRGFVVGDLVLRKAVATDPRSEGKLSANWEGPYIVSKVNLHY, from the exons atggaggaagtcctGGCAGCCCGAGGAATAGCTAACAGGGGTGATcaggcagagaaggagaagaaaagtgCTCTGAGACATAGAGATGACTCTCGTGAGCCGAAGAAAAACATAACAGGTCGGCCTCTGGACACAGCTGAACttgagcgatatgaacttgatc CtgctaaaaggaggaaaaggccaAAGCAATTTCGCTGGACAGAAGAATGCGAAGCAGCTTTCGAGGAGATCAAGGCCTGCCTAGCCTGGCCCCCTCTGCTGAGCCAACCTGAGCCTGGGGAAGAACTACATCTTTATCTCGCTACCTCAGCCGTGGCCGTCAGTGCAGTCCTTGTCAGAGAAGAGGCAAAGACCCAGAGGcccatctactatgtgagtcatgtgctcctgGAAGCAGAGACAAGGTACTGGAAGATTAAGAAGCTTGCACTGGCACTGGTCATGACAGccagaaagctgaggccctacttccaagcacaTGCCATTGCTGTACTAACTGATCAACCACTGAGAAAGTCACTTCATAGCCCCAGCGTAGCGGGACGTATAGTAAGTTGGGCTGTCGAGTTGAGTGAGCACCATATTGAATTCCGACCAAGAAGCGCGATCAAGGGCCAAGCGCTGGCTGACTTTTTGGTAGAATGTACCCAAGCCAAAGAAGCGGGAGAACCTGAGCCCGACCCGAACAGAAAATGGgtgctctttgttgatggatctaACACAACAGCACGGAGCGGCGCTGGGCTTGTGATGAAAAGCCCTGAAGAGTTCACGATACATTATGCCCTTAGGTTTGCATTTCCCATAACgaacaatgaagcagagtatGAAGCGCTGATTGCAGGAATCAAACTGGAAAAGGCGGTGATGACAGACGACCTGGTCGCTCATAGTGACTCCCAATTAATcgtgaaccaagtcaatggccaatacgaggccaaagaagaaagaatggccATGTATTTGAAGGAAGTACGCCATCTGGTGACCAGCTTTGGCACGTTCGCGATGGTACAGATCCCGCGGCAAGAAAATGCTTtggcagatgccctctccaaactagctacagCAGACTTCGCTGACTGCACAAGCTCTGTATATTTTGAAGTGTTAAACCAACCAAGCTATGAAAAAGAATTGCTGTGCAGCATTACTCAAAGGGCCGAGCCGAGCAGGATGGATCCCATCGTGGTCTATTTACGTGATGGGCATCTCCCGGGAGATCAAGCGAAAGCAAGGGCAGTCAAGAGGAGAGCAGCCACACACACCCTTCAGGGTGGAGTGCTTTACAAAACGGTGATATCCTGGCCCCCGCTGAAGTGCTTGCCGTTGAGCCAAGCTGAGGAGACACTTCGTGAAGTCCACGAGGGGATTTGTAGGGGACACATCAGGGGTAGAGCACTGGCCTACAAGGTACTATgccaaggattctactggccaaaCATGCAAAGAGATGCAATGAAGTTCGTGCAGTGGTGCTTCAAGTGTCAG GCACGTCCCCTGGccagaatcacagagcaggCAGTAGAGAAGTTCGTTAGGGACGACGTCATATTTCGCTATGGTGTTCCAAAGGTGTTGGTCACGGATAATGGTCGACAATTCGACAATCGAAAATTCAGGCACTTCTGCAGCAACTTCAATATTGATTTCCGAAACACCATTGTAGCACACCCGCAATCGAATG CTCGGACACCCACAGGAGAGACACCGTTTCGACTTGCATACGGAACTGAAGCGTTAACCCCTGTGGAGGTAACCCAAGCCTTGTTCCGATCAGCAGTGTTTGAAGCCTCACAGAATGAAGTCGGGCTCCAAGCAAACGTCGACTTCATAGATGGAGTTCGGGAAGAAGCACTTATtcgaaatgaaacctacaaaCAGAAAGTCCGACAATACCACAACAGGAGGGTCAAGCCACGGGGATTCGTAGTTGGGGACTTGGTGCTGAGAAAAGCAGTAGCGACggacccaagaagtgaaggcaagctCAGCGCGAACTGGGaaggcccttacatagtctccaaagtg AATTTGCACTATTGA